In Triticum urartu cultivar G1812 unplaced genomic scaffold, Tu2.1 TuUngrouped_contig_6908, whole genome shotgun sequence, the sequence GGCTTCAGGTCGCAGCACTTCAAATCCGGTGCTGGTATTGTTCTTTTTCAAATACTGACCCACCAAAATTAAATATGACACAACACCCGTCCTGCTGTGCAGCATCGGAAATTTTGAAGACATGCTAGTACTGAAGAATGTACTAAGTGATTTCGCGAAAAACAAAAATCATAAGAAGAACAAGAATGTAAGTAGTTATGAGCCGTGAATACCAGAGTTGGCAGGAGTACATACATACAAAAAAGAAGAAACAATTGTAACTTGGTCTGAACTCTGTTCGCAACGCAGAAACTCAAATTAACGGCCAGTGAGTAAAAATTGCAGCGAAACAATGTGTCTTGTTAGTTTCATTTGTTTTCCTCAATTTACCGGAGTAGCAGGTTTTACAGGCTCCTAATCGTCAGGATCGCCGCGAGAAACATGCATAACATTTATCTGACACTATAATCGCGTGTCTGAATTTGTGTATCTCAAAGGCATTATTTGCTCAGTATCCAATCTTCTTTAGTTTGAGCTACACAACTGCAAACTAGCTGGAACCCGCATGTTGCGTACAGCGCTATTTGAACCCACATGTGTGGACATAATCCAGATTGAATCAACACCAGCTTCTTGCCCCGCTGGTGTTGAATCAAAACATATATGATCGTATTTTTCTGGAGTTGAAAAAAATCATTTAAGAAAACCTAAGTCAGTTCCTTCCATGACTCTGATAGTTCTGAACACATGTCCCCACAAGTTAGACACACATTGCTTCGGTTTGGCACAGAGATGTGTTAATTCAGTTAGGAACAGGGATGTCTGCCACAAGGAATGGTTCAGCTGGTTCAGTTTCACACCAGGGTGGAGTAACAAAAAGAGAAGAATTTCATCATTACATTACTGGGGAGAGAGTCTCGAACGATCACTCGCAATTAGATTAGCTATGAGATCGACCTACGCGCTAGCCAACTGAGCCACCACCCCATTGTTGGATTACCAGCGAAACAACCACTCCTATTGTGAGCCTCATGTACCGTATGTGCATTCGAATCCCCAGTTTACCGTATGTACCAACTACCAAGCTGTGCAAGCTCCAGGCAAGCGGTGGTCTGCAGCCAGGTCAGCCTACCATATGCGATCCATGTCTGCATCATCGTACATGCATGCATGGCGTGAAACAAACCTACTCTACTGTCGCACATCTGGCTTGCTTAAACCAGTTACTCCCTCTGTCCTTATTTTTTGTACTAAAGTTGAGAGACTTATTTTGAGACGGATGGAGTACTACATACATCCTGCCACACTTCCTGTGCCTGACAGTATCTATCACGCATGTTCCTCTGCACATAGAGATGAATGCAGTTGACTCATATCGAAGTTCAGGGATCACCGCGGAGTACAACCGGAAGGAAGGCCGTCGGTGACCTCTCCCTCCGGATGCTCACTCGGTCTACCAGCATGTCTGATTTAAGCCACACATTATCTCCGAAACTCACTATCCCCTTAATTGGTCGACGACTGAGTGTGCACCGTCTCAGTGCACTATGTGTCGTATTCTATGGTTACGATTCTACCAGATATGTCTTTTTGATTCCGTCGAAAATCTATTTTACGGTATAGACGCTTATGACCTCCCCCTCTATGCCTTGCGGTAATGATTCCTCTGGAATTACGACCTTTACCACAACGGTGCCGTCCATGGATCAAATTATTTCGTGGATTGGATTTCACTTGCCTGTCTACGGTTCCCTTGCGTGTGCTCGGGATAGGTGTTTTGTATAAATGTTTCGCCGTATTATTAAGTATTCTCCTTTAGTTTTTTTCTCTATCTAGAAGTGGAATAGAATAACCCGGTTGAAGGGTAATGATCATACGTCTGTAATGCATTGTATGGCCCAGAATAGGTCCTATTCTTCTACCTTTTCCAGGTAGTCGATGGCTATTCACAGCTACCACCTTAACACCAAAGAAGAGTTCGACCCAATGCTTTATTTCTGTCTTAGTGAATCCCGATTCGACATTAAAAGTATATTGATTCTTTCCCAATAAACGAAGACTTTTTTCTGTAAATACTGCGTATTTGATTCCATCCATAAATCGACTTTCCCTCCTATGCTCTGAGTTCCAGTATCGATAAGAATTCGAGTTCTTATTGTTCTTATGTTATGGTATGAATATACCATACCAATTCGTTATGTATGGATGATGGATGAGATTCCATGGATAGAGAGCCAGTTCCAATAGACTTATGGAATGTTCCCGTTCGTGTGCATCCAGCAGGAATTGAACCCGCAAATTTACCAATTATGAGTTGGGCGCTTTAACCATTCAGCCATGGATGCTTAACAGGGATCATCGTACATCGTAAATAACCAATTTTCATATAGAAAGACATATCATAGAAAAATGAAATCGAAAATATTCCGAGATGGCAAATATTCGGAGATGACTATGAAAACACCTCTCTGGATCCTCGAATTGAAAGAGAGATTGAGAGGGATCAAGAATCCTAATTCTCGCTATTTGGAATGGATCCAATTCTATTGAGTCTGACTCATAGTGATCATTTCTCTTTAGCAAAGAATGACCTTGGTTATCAAAGGATTGAACAACCGGGATCCATTTACTTATGATACCTAGTTGGCATTGATAACAAGGATCTAATGAATTATGAGTTTAATAGATCCTCTTTAGCAGAAAGACGTATATTCCTTGCTCATTATCAGACAATCACTTATTCCCAAACCTCGTGTGGGACTAATCGTTTTCATTTACCATCTCATGGAAAACCCTTTTCGTTCCGCTTAGCCCTATCGGGTATTTTAGTGATAGGTTCTGTAGGAACTGGACGATCCTATTTGGTCAAATACCTAACGAAAAATTACGATTTTCCTTTCATTAAGGTACGAGGGCTTCTTATTCCACAAGAACGAAAGCACCTTTTCATTCTTTCATATACTAGGGGTTTTTACTTGGAAAAGACAATGTTCCATACTAAAGGATTCGGGTCCATAACCACGAGTTCCAGTGCACTAGATCTTGTAGCACTTAGCAACGAAGCCCTATCCATTAGTATTCCACATAAGAAATCCATTCTAGAAAAAAATACAATTAGATTAGCTCTTCATAGACAAACTTGGGGTTTGCGAGCCAAGGTAAGATCGGCTCGGGATCATGGGACCCTTTTCTATCAGATAGGAGGGGCTCTTGTACAAAATAGACTTACTAAGTAATAACCCCATAGAATCTATCTATATAAAGATAAAGAGGCAATCGTGTCAGGAAGCGGGTTTTTCTTTGGCCAAAAGGTACTTCGAACTTGGAACGAGCATGAAGAGATTAACGAGACTTCTTTCTCTTTTGAGTTTTTCTGGCGGACCTGCCGCGCAAGATCTTTGGTCTTCCCCTGGAACCGATGAAAAAAAGTGGATCGCTTCTTATGTACTCGCTCAGAATGATTCTTCTCTATCTATAGTTCATGGCCTATTAGAAGTAGAAGGTGCTCTGGTGCAATCCTTACCGACAGAAAAAGATTGCAGTCAGGTTGATAATAGTCGAGTGACATTACTTCGTCGGTCCGAACTAAGGAATCTGTTAGAAATGTTTTGAAATGGATATTGTTCTCTCTTTGATCAGGGATTGCTATATGAAAAGAAGTGGAGTTTGAAAAAGGGAACGGAATGCTCAAACCGGAACTGCTAGAGGAACGAATTTTCAATAGCATAACTTGGGCTCCTAGAATATGGCGCCCTTGGGACAAtctatttgattgcagggttttgttccgaagcaaagatatccgcggaggccGGTTCGTTCGTCCTATTCTGATATTCAGGACCAAGAGGTACTGGATTCTCTTTCGGATAGGCCCTGAAAGGAGAAGAAAGGCTGAAATGCCAACGGACCTCTGTCTATTCTCTAATTCACCCGATCCGATAGTACCCGTTTTTGGAACGTCCAGTGCCAAAGTCACTGAATGGGTAAGTCACCAATCCAATCCCTTTGACAAATCGGATGTCATATTAGATATCATATTCTATATATATAGAAATATCATAGATAGAATAGACATATAGAATTTTTGGTCGGCAAATTCGAAGGAATCATTGAGTGAAAAAGGAGCAAAGAATGACAAAAGACGAGACTCTACTAGTCTTCACTCTTGTGGTTTCCTCTTCCTCGGTTTCTGTTTTCTTATTCGGGATCTTGCTTTTCATGGTTCTCATCTCTGCAACTCGCGATTTTCGCGAGAGAACCAAATCCAAGTTGGTGAAGATCATGATTTGGGCTGGCACGGGGATCGTTTGATCGATTTCCTTGATTTGATCGCTACTTAATGGGCGTGCGCTCAAAGGATACAAACAGGGATTCGCAAACAAAAAGGGGAATTCGTAGTCACTTTTTCCTGTCGCGTAAAAAAAAAGTCTTTACGCGAGAGCAATAGAGGTTGGGATACATCTATCTCTTCTGAGCAACCTCTTTTGGATTCTTAAGACCACCCTTGCAGTAGGATACCATCTGCTTTGGGTTCTTTATTATCTCCTTCGAGGGATTTTTAGGATCGTTCAGGCTATATATATTTAGTCTATTTTGGCTTTTACTGTCTACTTTTCTCAGGGAGATGGTTAAGGACCTCAGAAGATAGAGGAGAGCGCCAGGCCCAGATTTCCGGAATACTTCTACGGGGAATGCTCATTGAATGAGCATTCTCCATATTATGCCTTGAAGAGGACTCGAACCTCCACGCTCTTCAGCACGAGATTTTGAGTCTCGCGTGTCTACCATTTCACCATCAAGGCATCTTGAAAGTGAATCGTATTCCATGAATATGATATCTATCTAATGTGATATATGGAATATATGACAAAGGTGGAGTCTTGGAGTATTTCGATCGATCGGTCATATAGGCCTGAGTCAGACATCAAATAGCTTCGATTTGCATTATCCGTAGGACACCTTATATGTATCAAAATCGATATCAAAATCAAAAAGATGAAAGATGTACAATCCAATTTCTCGATTCAATAGAAGCCCAAAGAGGTGCATATGGTACCCAAATAAGAATAGGATAGATATGTCAAAAGCAGGTCTGATTACACCTATTCCTAATCCTAAATAGAATGTAAGGACGTAGGGATTTCTATGTAAACAGAGTATCCTATTTCCATAGGCTCGAATGACCCCTTCTCATAATAAGAATGTGCACGGTCTGGTTCGGTATGGAATGAACTTATAATCTGATGATCGAGTCGATTCCATGATTATAAGTTCATAACCCTAGCGCCCATTCCCATTTTGGGCGGAACAGATCTACTAATTCTTTTATTCCAGTTAGTAAGAGGGATCTTGAACTAAGAAATAGACCTAGCAGCTAAAAGAGGGTATCCTGAGCAATTGCAAGAATGGGGTTCATTGATATTCCTGGTATAGTAGATGCTATCACACATACAGTCATACTCAATTCGATGGAATTGTTTGATCTTAAAGGGGATCTTCTATAATTTCGCACATAAGGGGTTATTTCTTGGTTTCGTCCAGTCATTAATAACTTGATTATTTTTAGATAATAGTAGATAGAAAGAACGCTCGTAAGGAGTCCTATTGAAACCAAGAAATATAGGCCTGCTTGCCATCCACACCAGAATAGATAGAGTTTTCCGAAGAAACCTGCTAGTCGAGGAAGGCCTCCTAGGGATAAGAGACATAGGGCTAAAGAGAGAGCCAAAAAAGGATCTTTCGTGTATAATCCTGCATAATCTCGAATGTTATCAGTTCCGGTACGTAGACCAAATAATACAATGCAAGCAAAAGTTCCTAGATTCATGGAGATATAGAACAGCATATAAGTTATCATGCTTGCATATCCATCATTTGAGTCTCCAACAATTATTCCAATAATTACATATCCGATTTGCCCTATGGACGAATATGCAAGCATACGTTTCATGCTTGTTTGAGTAATAGCAAGGAGATTCCCCAAAATCATGCTAAGAATAGCTAGGATTTCCAGAAGAAGATGCCATTCGTTTGATGAGAAATAAAAAGGAATATCGAGAATTCGCGTGGCTGAAGCTGAAGCAGCTACTTTCGAAGTAACAGAAAGAAAAGCAACGACTGGAGTGGGGGAGTCAGAGTCGAAAAGAGGATTCCTCGCTTCTTTCTCTCATGCAAAACCGTGCATGAGACTTTCATCTCGCACGGCTCCTAAgtgataaaagaaagaagaactcgtcttctctcttttttgattACCTTCCTCGCGTATGTATAAGACCGAATCCATTCTTTTTCGAAATCGATTTCGAAAAAGAACTACTAATCCTTAACTTTTCGAGGAATCCTTCATCAGTGGTTGTGAATGACTGACTTTTTCAATCCTTTCGACCTTGGTTCCGTAGGAGCAAGTCAGAAAGGTTGAGAAATAGAACCATCTGATTTGATTCGTTCCCAATAGCCATGAGATGATCATCTTAGGGTGATCCTTTTGTCAACGGATGCTCCTATTACACTCGTAGTCTCTGAAGGATGAGAACCCACTATGTAGCATCTACATCGATAATTCAAGCATTGTATACGTCATTAGTCCGATTCTTTGTAGGAACTACCCGTAATAACGAACTTGCAAAATGGATCTGTTTATCATAAAGAGATTCATTGTTCCTGACCCTGCTTCACCTTAATTGTTATTTGAACAAAAAGATCACAATAAACTTTTGGTAAAAGTTCTATCTTGGTCGGAGTGGGGATAGCATTTCTCTTCTGCATGTCTATGGAGTTTTGCAAAACCCAAACACCTCAGAGATAGATATAGAGGTAGGAATTTGTCGAACGAACCACACTCCTTCGTAGACGTCAGGAGTCCATTGATGAAAAGGGGCTAGGGAAAGCTTAAACCCAAGTCCTACAGTGATGGATATAAGCGCAATTGAAATTCCTGGGGAGTTATACATTTGTGTATTGATAAGACCGTTCACAATTTCTTGAAGCTCGATCTCCCCCCCAGATGAACCATATAGCCAAGAGAAACCATGAACCAGAATAGAAGAGCTTGCCCCACCCATGAGTAAATATTTCATAGTAGCCTCATTAGACCGTAGATCTCTCTTGGTATATCCAGACAATAGGTAGGAACATAAACTGAAACATTCTGGAGCTACAAAGATAGTTATTAAATCGTTAGCACCACATAAAAACATTCCCCCTAGAGTAGCTGTTAATACGAATAACAGAAACTCTGTTATAGCCATTTCTGTACATTCAATGTACTCTACGGATAGAGGAATACATAAAGTTGAACATAATAAAATGAGAAATTGAAAGATTTCGTTGAAATTGTTCGTTTGGAAATTTCCCGAAAAGCTAATTATAGGTTCTTCTCTCCATCGGAACAATAGGGCCGTTATGCTTATTACTAAACTTGTTGAAGAGATGAAATAGAACCAAGGTCTATCTTTTTGATCAGAGGTTGAATCGATCATCAGAAGAAGAATTAGGCCAAAAATTAGGATACATTCTGGGAAAATGAAACTTCCATTGAAGAGAAGCAAATGAAACGCTTTCATAAAAATTCTCGTAGAATCGAGAATGAAGTTTTCATTCTGTACATGCCAGATCATGAATTAGTAACTGCATCCAATCTCCGAAAAGTCCCGATTGTTTCGATTTTTGAAATGGGATATTTACGGAATCCCCATGAATAGGATCAAACCTTATTCCATGCTATTTCCATAAGATTCTTCTTTCTTATTCTTAAGCAAGCCCTCGAGAGGGCTTAGTTGATCATGATTTCtgttttctctttcttttcctttttgtttGTTTCGAGAAAGATATCGTCCGATTCTCCTTCTATTGATTCTTTTCCGATCGAGATGTACGGATCCATGTGTCTACATACATAGATTCTGTTCATGGATTAACGAAAATGTGCAAGAGCTCTATTTGCCTCTGCCATTCTATGAGTCGCTTCCTTTTTGCGTATGGCACCCCCACTCCCTTTGGCAGCATCTACTAATTCGGAACTTAATTTGAAAGCCATATTTCGACCCGGACGCTTTTGGGATGCTTCTAATAACCAACGAATGGCAAGTGCTCTTCCTTGTTTAGATCCTATTTCAATCGGAACTTTCCGCGTCGATCCTTTTTTATTACGTCTTGTTTTTACTCCTAtattgggagttactctacgtatTGCTTGACGTAAAACCAATAGTGGATTTGTTTCTGTCTTTTGTTGAATCTTTTTCACGGCTCGAAAGAGAATTTGATAAGGCAATGTAGCTGGATAAGGGGCGGATGTAGCCAAGTGGATCAAGGCAGTGGATTGTGAATCCACCATGCGCGGGTTCAATTCCCGTCGTTCGCCCATCGCATTATTGCAAATTCCAAAAATGCAATTTTCCATATTCCTAGTTACGTATTTACTTACGGCGACGAAGAATAAAACTATCGCTATATTTTTTCCTTTTCCTAGTTCTTCTTCCAAGCGCAGGATAACCCCAAGGGGTTGTGGGTTTTTTTCTACCAATGGGAGCTTTCCCTTCACCGCCCCCATGGGGGTGGTCCACAGGGTTCATAACTACCCCTCTTACTACGGGGCGTTTACCTAGCCAACACTTAGATCCGGCTCTACCCAAACTTTTTTGGTTCACCCCAACATTACCCACTTGTCCGACTGTTGCTAAGCAGTTTTGGGATACTAAACGGACCTCCCCAGATGGTAATCTTAAAGTGGCCGATTTACCCTCTTTTGCAATGAGTTTCGCTACAGCACCTGCTGCTCTAGCTAATTGCCCACCCCTTCCACGTGTGATTTCTATGTTATGCATGGCCGTGCCTAAGGGCATATCGGTTGAAGTAGATTCTTCTTTTCTCTCAAAAAACCCCTTCCCAAACTGTACAAGCTTCTTCCAAAGCATACGGCTTTCTAGATGTATATGACGATCTCTAGACAGATGGATCTTATATGAATCATATGATGAAGTACCACATGAGTGGATATATAGGAAAGGAATCCAAATCTGCCGAATCGCTCATGTTATGATCTTCTACATCCTAGGTCTCTGCGTTCCGTCATCTGGCTTATGTTCTTCATGTAGCATTCAGATCGAATGACTCTATGAAATTACGTCGATACTTCCACATATTATGGGTAACGTAGGAGACATCCCTATTTTCCCCCGGGGGTCTTAATTACCACTGCTTAGCTTTCAATTTGCCTCTGACCATCAAATTAAATGTGAATAACCCGTCCTCCTCTCTTTGAAACAAGGGGCGCTTCCGGTTCTGTGCGTGCTTCAAAcaattttgtcttctccatattACCATATCTCTAGAGCCAATAATTTTCTATGAGGAACTACTGAACTCAATCACTTGCTGCCGTTACTCAACAATTTTCTGTTGAGGTCTATCCCGTAGAGGTAGTCAAATTGGATCAGTGATCGATTTCTAGGTTTCGTCGTAAACCTAATTGGTTACTTCCAATTACGTAAATCAATAGTTCAAACCGCACTCTATGTGATGCCCGAACATTCTGAATTTCTTCTCATTCCTTTTTATGAGTTCTTCTTATTATTATTTCTGCTCGTTCTGTTATAATCtgtatatttcttttggcatttCATCAGTATGTCTGTCTGGAAGCATTCTGAATTTCTGCTCATTATTTTCTTTTTCTGCTCGTTTGGGTATAATCTGATGAACTTCCCTTGGTCCGTCTCTTTTAGTCTGTAGCAGAGAAGAAAAGAAAATCTGCTCATTCGTTCATAGTCTGTAGCTCATTTCTAGTTTCTTATCACATTCTGTTAATTTAGAAATGCTTACAGCCCTTAAAGCATAAACCGCTCCCAAGTGATGGATCCAGTAAAAAAAATTCAGATAAATTAAGATGGATCGGACGGCGTGGCAGCATTCCTAGTGCAGAGTATGGAGTAAAATCAACAGCTTCATATATAATGGTTGATAACTAACGTGAATGTACAAGTCAAAGTAGGTCAAAACATCAGTCAAGAAAGTTATACAAGCCAGATAAGCAATGATGTTGCAGTTCCTGCTACAGCTTCAGATATATGCAGTGTTTCAGCTAGGAACGATCTGCGCCTTCCATGGAGCATCGATCAGCGAGAACAAGGAGAACCTATTCTTCCTC encodes:
- the LOC125531248 gene encoding NAD(P)H-quinone oxidoreductase subunit 2 B, chloroplastic-like, encoding MIWHVQNENFILDSTRIFMKAFHLLLFNGSFIFPECILIFGLILLLMIDSTSDQKDRPWFYFISSTSLVISITALLFRWREEPIISFSGNFQTNNFNEIFQFLILLCSTLCIPLSVEYIECTEMAITEFLLFVLTATLGGMFLCGANDLITIFVAPECFSLCSYLLSGYTKRDLRSNEATMKYLLMGGASSSILVHGFSWLYGSSGGEIELQEIVNGLINTQMYNSPGISIALISITVGLGFKLSLAPFHQWTPDVYEGVWFVRQIPTSISISEVFGFCKTP